The Oncorhynchus keta strain PuntledgeMale-10-30-2019 chromosome 17, Oket_V2, whole genome shotgun sequence genome has a window encoding:
- the LOC127908176 gene encoding uncharacterized protein LOC127908176, with protein sequence MTTLAAGAAVKAVVPFLELKNSPESRARRGARHKVSSVVKVRARHKVSSVVNVRARHKVSSVVNVRARHKVSSVVKVRARHKVSSVVNVRARHKLSSVVNVRARHKVSSVVNVRARHKVSSVVKVRARHKVSSVVNVRARHKLSSVVNVRARHKVSSVVNVRARHKVSSVVKVRARHKVSSVVNVRARHKLSSVVNVRARHKVSSVVNVRARHKLSSVVNVRARHKVSSVVNVRARHKVSSVVNVRARHKLSSVVNVRARHKVSSVVNVRARHKVSSVVNVRARHKVSSVVNVRARHKVSSVVNVRARHKVSSVVNVRVGFKSDFKKRQL encoded by the exons GGCTAGGCATAAGGTTagtagtgtggttaaggttagggctaggcataaggttagtagtgtggttaatgttagggctaggcataaggttagcagtgtggttaatgttagggctaggcataaggttagtagtgtggttaaggttagggctaggcataaggttagtagtgtggttaatgttagggctaGGCATAAGTTAAgcagtgtggttaatgttagggctaggcataaggttagcagtgtggttaatgttagggctaggcataaggttagtagtgtggttaaggttagggctaggcataaggttagtagtgtggttaatgttagggctaGGCATAAGTTAAgcagtgtggttaatgttagggctaggcataaggttagcagtgtggttaatgttagggctaggcataaggttagtagtgtggttaaggttagggctaggcataaggttagtagtgtggttaatgttagggctaGGCATAAGTTAAgcagtgtggttaatgttagggctaggcataaggttagcagtgtggttaatgttagggctaGGCATAAGTTAAgcagtgtggttaatgttagggctaggcataaggttagcagtgtggttaatgttagggctaggcataaggttagcagtgtggttaatgttagggctaGGCATAAGTTAAgcagtgtggttaatgttagggctaggcataaggttagcagtgtggttaatgttagggctaggcataag gttagcagtgtggttaatgttagggctaggcataaggttagcagtgtggttaatgttagggctaggcataaggttagcagtgtggttaatgttagggctaggcataaggttagcagtgtggttaatgttagggttggTTTCAAATCTGATTTTAAGAAGAGACAATTGTAG